From Prochlorococcus marinus XMU1419, a single genomic window includes:
- the lipB gene encoding lipoyl(octanoyl) transferase LipB, with the protein MDNRTAIIKQPDNISSFNDVYKLQKEYQEALILDNSNPDFIWIGEHQLCYTLGRGSNYDNLLFSLNDARYDVFKIDRGGEVTCHMPGQLVTYLVLDLKNFNKDLNWYLRKIEEIIIKILGAFKIDCHSREGFTGVWIGNKKIASIGIGCKRWITINGFSINIDCELENFNKIVPCGIENCLMANMVDYNKNLNIQEVKRIVKKTIEEEFNFDFISK; encoded by the coding sequence ATGGATAATAGAACAGCAATAATTAAACAACCTGATAATATTTCTTCTTTTAATGATGTTTATAAATTACAAAAAGAATATCAGGAGGCATTGATTTTAGATAATTCTAACCCAGATTTTATTTGGATAGGGGAGCATCAACTCTGTTATACATTGGGGAGAGGATCTAATTACGATAATTTACTATTTTCTCTGAATGATGCTAGATATGATGTTTTTAAGATTGACAGAGGTGGTGAGGTAACTTGTCATATGCCAGGACAATTAGTAACGTATTTGGTTTTAGATTTGAAAAATTTTAATAAAGATTTAAATTGGTACTTAAGAAAAATTGAAGAAATTATTATAAAAATCCTTGGAGCTTTTAAAATAGATTGTCACTCTAGAGAAGGGTTTACTGGTGTTTGGATAGGAAATAAAAAAATCGCATCAATTGGAATTGGGTGTAAAAGATGGATTACGATAAATGGATTTTCAATCAATATTGACTGCGAATTAGAAAATTTTAATAAGATTGTTCCTTGCGGAATAGAAAATTGTCTTATGGCAAATATGGTTGATTACAACAAAAACCTAAATATTCAAGAAGTCAAGAGAATTGTTAAAAAAACCATCGAAGAAGAATTTAATTTTGATTTTATATCAAAATAG
- a CDS encoding AMP-binding protein: MGDLAYWPAAKPLSKKNKFAKNRDFIKKLNHIDQIWEKLKFKCGDALAVCDLRGKYKEKFSYSELADLITKVSFSFENYGLKKGDVVTVISENSPRWLLVDQGLMRLGAINAVRGINSPSVELDYIIEHSNSVGLIVQSKEIWLKLNNKEELKKRLKFIINLEDEQFESLISWNQFISAAEKENSQNNNLETFNPKIDDVATILYTSGTTGKPKGVPLTHANFLHQIINLAYIADPEPGTSVLSVLPIWHSYERSAEYFFFSCGCSQYYTIPKFLKDDITQIKPVVMATVPRLWEAIHDGFFQALKKMPSKKQKLIKFLIGNSSVFKRSLRKIRNLDINQITFESKITLLGSVISRYPLHKLSTIFLWPNILRQLCGEKLKFPINGGGALPEHVDLFFESLGIDVLVGYGLTETSPVLTCRRRELNVRGSSGQPLAFTEIKIVNDDKKKILKFREVGKILVRGPQVMKGYLNNEIATKGVLSKDGWFDTGDLGFLIPNGSLFITGRAKDTIVLSSGENIEPNPLETEILSSEFINQIQLVGQDKKCLTALVVPNVELVKSKFLEEDLSKLNLNKKIGIFFKSQINNLLKSRLGARLEEQILDCYFVDAFTLENGLLTQTLKQKRREIEKKYSLQIENMYENKFSKKI; the protein is encoded by the coding sequence ATGGGTGATTTAGCGTATTGGCCTGCAGCCAAACCTCTTTCTAAAAAAAATAAATTTGCCAAAAATAGAGATTTTATTAAGAAGCTTAATCATATAGATCAAATTTGGGAAAAATTAAAATTTAAATGTGGTGATGCTTTAGCTGTTTGCGATTTAAGAGGGAAATATAAAGAAAAATTTTCTTATTCTGAGCTGGCTGATTTAATAACAAAAGTCTCTTTTTCTTTCGAAAATTATGGTTTAAAAAAGGGGGATGTAGTTACTGTAATATCTGAAAATTCTCCAAGATGGCTATTAGTAGATCAAGGCTTAATGCGTTTAGGAGCTATCAATGCGGTGAGAGGTATTAATTCTCCGTCAGTAGAATTAGACTATATTATTGAGCACTCTAATTCAGTAGGTCTAATAGTTCAATCTAAGGAGATTTGGCTAAAGTTAAACAACAAAGAAGAATTAAAAAAAAGACTGAAATTTATAATCAACTTAGAAGATGAACAATTTGAAAGTTTAATAAGTTGGAATCAATTTATAAGTGCAGCAGAAAAAGAAAATTCACAAAATAATAATCTTGAAACATTTAATCCAAAAATTGATGATGTTGCTACTATCCTTTACACTTCTGGGACAACAGGAAAACCTAAAGGTGTCCCCTTGACTCATGCAAATTTTTTACATCAAATAATCAATTTAGCTTATATCGCTGATCCAGAACCTGGGACCTCTGTTTTAAGCGTGTTGCCTATCTGGCATTCTTATGAAAGAAGTGCTGAATACTTCTTCTTTTCATGTGGCTGTTCTCAATACTATACAATTCCAAAATTTCTGAAAGACGATATTACACAAATTAAACCAGTTGTCATGGCTACTGTACCAAGACTATGGGAAGCAATACATGATGGTTTTTTTCAGGCGTTGAAAAAAATGCCTTCCAAAAAGCAAAAACTTATTAAGTTTTTGATAGGGAATAGTTCAGTCTTCAAAAGAAGTCTAAGAAAGATAAGAAATTTAGATATCAATCAAATAACTTTTGAATCAAAAATCACCTTACTTGGTTCTGTTATTAGCCGATATCCTTTACATAAATTGTCTACCATTTTTTTATGGCCAAATATTCTTAGACAACTATGCGGAGAAAAACTGAAATTTCCCATTAACGGCGGCGGTGCATTGCCAGAACATGTAGATCTTTTTTTTGAATCTTTAGGTATAGATGTTTTGGTGGGATATGGACTCACAGAAACTAGTCCAGTATTAACTTGTAGGAGAAGAGAATTAAATGTTAGAGGATCATCCGGTCAGCCTCTAGCATTTACTGAAATTAAAATAGTGAATGATGATAAGAAAAAGATTCTGAAGTTCAGAGAAGTCGGAAAAATTCTTGTTAGGGGCCCGCAAGTAATGAAAGGTTATCTTAATAATGAAATAGCTACAAAAGGTGTTTTATCCAAGGATGGTTGGTTTGATACTGGTGATTTAGGTTTTCTAATACCAAATGGTTCTCTCTTTATAACAGGAAGAGCCAAGGATACAATAGTGCTATCAAGTGGTGAAAATATAGAACCGAATCCGCTAGAGACTGAAATCCTTAGTTCTGAATTTATAAATCAGATTCAACTAGTAGGACAAGATAAGAAATGTTTAACAGCCCTTGTAGTTCCTAATGTCGAATTGGTTAAAAGCAAGTTTTTGGAAGAAGACCTTTCAAAATTAAACCTGAATAAGAAAATTGGTATATTTTTCAAATCACAAATTAATAATTTGCTTAAAAGTCGATTAGGAGCAAGATTAGAAGAACAAATATTAGATTGTTATTTTGTTGATGCCTTTACTCTAGAAAATGGGTTGTTAACACAAACTCTTAAACAAAAAAGAAGAGAAATAGAAAAAAAGTATTCATTACAAATAGAAAATATGTATGAAAACAAATTTAGTAAGAAAATTTAA
- a CDS encoding YlqD family protein codes for METKNSISIKRSIAIKAVVTPTWKEDAEKELSKAISNIDQQLSQLEQEGQQIVNNIRSQSVNPLDPRVQEQVSQVQQQVAAKRNEIEEQKRNLLQQQNQVRELKMDEIVDQGQVDSFCDVTVGDNLIEKMQVSITVKDGVIQSIDNN; via the coding sequence ATGGAAACAAAAAACTCAATATCTATAAAGCGCTCAATAGCTATTAAAGCTGTAGTTACACCAACTTGGAAGGAAGATGCTGAAAAAGAATTAAGTAAAGCAATTTCAAACATTGATCAGCAATTATCGCAACTGGAGCAAGAGGGTCAGCAAATAGTAAATAATATTAGATCCCAATCGGTTAATCCCCTAGATCCAAGGGTTCAAGAACAGGTTAGTCAGGTGCAACAACAAGTCGCAGCAAAACGAAATGAAATTGAAGAACAAAAAAGAAATCTACTTCAACAACAGAATCAAGTTCGCGAATTAAAAATGGACGAAATTGTTGATCAAGGGCAAGTGGATAGTTTCTGTGATGTCACTGTGGGAGACAATCTTATTGAAAAAATGCAAGTATCGATTACGGTTAAGGATGGAGTTATTCAATCTATAGATAATAATTAA
- a CDS encoding dihydrolipoamide acetyltransferase family protein translates to MSHEIFMPALSSTMTEGKIVEWLKNPGDKVERGESVLVVESDKADMDVESFQDGYLAAVLMPAGSTAPVGETIGLIVENEDEIASVQEQNKGNQPEVSSSDQLELVSNKTEEKPEVQSEIVEKQEKEVVLMSEKAAPSFSSDQINAATSNVSSRVIASPRAKKLASQMGVDLAKVHGSGPHGRIQADDILKANGQPVSIPWIGEGGSPASVPGANLGVESKPETSGNSFGNPGETVQFNTLQKAVNKNMESSLDVPCFRVGYSINTDKLDNFYKKVKQNGVTMTALLVKAVAKTLKKHPQVNSSFSENGISYPENINIAVAVAMEDGGLITPVLKEPCNTDLFELSREWKDLVKRSRSKQLEPDEYSTGTFTLSNLGMFGVDRFDAILPPGTGAILAIASSKPTVVANSDGSISVKKIMQVNLTADHRVIYGADGASFLKDLASLIEDEPENLVS, encoded by the coding sequence ATGTCTCACGAAATATTCATGCCTGCCTTGAGTTCTACTATGACGGAGGGCAAGATTGTGGAATGGTTGAAAAATCCAGGAGATAAAGTTGAAAGAGGTGAATCCGTCTTGGTTGTTGAATCTGACAAGGCAGATATGGATGTTGAATCTTTTCAAGATGGATATCTTGCGGCTGTTTTAATGCCTGCTGGCAGCACTGCACCAGTAGGAGAGACTATCGGCCTTATTGTTGAAAATGAGGATGAGATAGCTTCTGTTCAAGAACAAAATAAAGGAAATCAACCCGAAGTTTCTAGTTCGGATCAACTTGAATTGGTAAGTAATAAAACTGAAGAAAAACCTGAAGTTCAAAGTGAAATTGTTGAAAAACAAGAAAAAGAAGTTGTATTAATGAGTGAAAAGGCAGCCCCATCTTTCAGTAGCGATCAAATAAATGCTGCTACGAGTAATGTTTCTTCGAGGGTGATTGCATCTCCAAGAGCTAAAAAACTTGCCTCTCAAATGGGTGTTGATTTAGCAAAGGTTCATGGATCCGGACCTCACGGAAGGATTCAAGCCGATGATATTTTAAAAGCTAATGGCCAACCAGTCTCTATACCATGGATAGGTGAAGGTGGTTCTCCTGCAAGTGTACCTGGTGCAAATTTGGGAGTTGAAAGTAAACCAGAAACTTCAGGAAATAGTTTTGGTAATCCCGGAGAAACAGTTCAATTTAATACTCTTCAAAAAGCGGTAAATAAAAATATGGAATCTAGTTTAGATGTGCCATGTTTTAGGGTGGGTTATTCCATTAACACAGATAAATTAGATAATTTCTACAAAAAAGTAAAACAGAACGGAGTTACTATGACTGCTTTACTAGTAAAGGCAGTTGCAAAGACACTAAAGAAACATCCTCAAGTTAACTCAAGTTTTTCAGAAAATGGAATTTCTTATCCAGAAAATATAAATATTGCTGTTGCTGTTGCGATGGAAGATGGTGGACTAATAACTCCAGTTTTAAAAGAACCATGCAATACTGATTTATTTGAATTGTCTAGGGAATGGAAAGATCTTGTAAAAAGATCAAGATCAAAACAATTAGAACCTGATGAATACTCAACAGGAACCTTCACTTTATCTAACCTTGGGATGTTTGGAGTTGATAGATTTGACGCAATTCTTCCTCCAGGGACCGGTGCTATTTTAGCCATAGCATCATCGAAACCAACCGTTGTTGCTAATAGTGATGGTTCAATATCTGTTAAAAAAATAATGCAAGTAAATCTAACAGCTGATCATAGAGTGATCTATGGAGCTGATGGAGCTTCATTCTTAAAAGACTTGGCTTCCCTAATTGAAGATGAGCCAGAGAATCTTGTCTCCTAA
- the queA gene encoding tRNA preQ1(34) S-adenosylmethionine ribosyltransferase-isomerase QueA: MISQLNNEERDYKLEAYDYLLDPSLIASKPSAIRHESRLMIVRNSFLEEDCLTNKFTKNLLDEFREGDLVIVNNTKVMKARLKVELENKTLVELLVLERSHECVWLCLAKPAKKLKINRKLKLKSPLAQDINLIVDGVDEETGGRFIKFPENITCLNSMNELLDKYGEIPLPPYIKNSEEESFHEKSYQTEYATNPGAVAAPTAGLHLSKSLISNLKKKGVIILPITLHVGYGTFKPIDQEDLSNLKLHKEWVSVSKEVVEEIKRIKKTDRKIIAIGTTSVRALESCYSYEINDFVPIAKYVDLVIKPGYKFKVVDGLLTNFHLPKSSLLLLVSAMIGRERLLDLYKKAIKEKFRFFSYGDAMYISPDSLLEKKLI; this comes from the coding sequence TTGATTTCTCAACTTAATAATGAAGAAAGAGATTATAAGCTTGAAGCTTATGATTATTTACTTGATCCTTCATTAATTGCTAGTAAACCTTCTGCAATTAGGCATGAATCAAGATTGATGATAGTTAGAAATAGTTTTTTAGAAGAAGACTGTTTAACTAATAAATTTACCAAGAATCTTTTAGATGAATTTAGAGAAGGGGATCTTGTAATTGTAAATAATACTAAAGTTATGAAAGCTAGGTTAAAGGTTGAATTAGAAAATAAGACATTAGTAGAATTATTAGTTTTAGAAAGATCCCATGAATGTGTTTGGTTATGTTTGGCAAAGCCAGCAAAAAAGTTAAAAATAAATAGAAAATTAAAATTAAAATCTCCATTAGCACAAGATATTAATTTGATTGTTGATGGAGTTGATGAAGAAACTGGAGGGAGATTTATTAAATTTCCGGAAAATATAACTTGTCTCAATTCAATGAATGAACTTCTTGATAAATACGGGGAAATCCCTCTTCCTCCTTATATAAAAAATTCCGAAGAAGAATCTTTTCATGAGAAAAGTTATCAAACTGAGTATGCAACAAATCCGGGGGCAGTTGCTGCACCAACAGCTGGTTTACACTTAAGCAAAAGTCTTATTTCCAATCTAAAAAAAAAAGGCGTAATAATCTTACCGATAACTTTGCACGTGGGCTATGGAACATTCAAACCAATTGATCAAGAAGATTTAAGTAACTTAAAACTTCACAAAGAATGGGTAAGTGTTAGTAAGGAAGTAGTGGAGGAAATAAAAAGAATAAAGAAAACAGATAGAAAAATAATTGCTATTGGTACAACTAGCGTAAGAGCTCTTGAAAGTTGTTATTCTTACGAAATTAATGACTTTGTTCCCATAGCTAAATACGTAGATTTAGTAATTAAGCCAGGTTATAAATTTAAGGTAGTTGATGGATTATTAACTAATTTTCATCTCCCTAAAAGTTCATTATTACTTTTAGTAAGTGCAATGATTGGTAGAGAAAGATTATTAGATTTGTACAAGAAAGCCATAAAAGAAAAATTTAGATTCTTCTCTTATGGCGATGCGATGTATATTTCACCAGATTCACTACTGGAGAAAAAATTGATTTAG
- the cysK gene encoding cysteine synthase A: MAKIYEDNSFAIGNTPLVKLKSVTKNAKATVLAKIEGRNPAYSVKCRIGANMIWDAEKSGKLTKDKTIVEPTSGNTGIALAFTASARGYKLILTMPESMSIERRRVMAVLGAEIVLTEASKGMPGAIAKAKEIAESNPSQYFMPGQFDNPANPEIHFKTTGPEIWDDCDGEIDVLVAGVGTGGTITGVSRYIKQEKGKNITSVAVEPSHSPVITQTMNGEEVKSGPHKIQGIGAGFIPKNLDLSIVDKVEQVTNDESIEMALRLAKEEGLLVGISCGAAAAAAVRLAEQDEYAGKTIVVVLPDLAERYLSSIMFTEVPSGIIQEPVKA; this comes from the coding sequence ATGGCAAAAATTTATGAGGACAACAGTTTTGCTATTGGAAACACTCCATTAGTAAAATTAAAATCAGTTACTAAAAACGCGAAAGCTACAGTACTTGCAAAAATTGAAGGTAGAAACCCCGCTTATAGTGTCAAATGTAGGATTGGCGCAAACATGATTTGGGATGCAGAGAAAAGTGGGAAACTTACAAAAGACAAAACTATTGTTGAGCCAACTTCTGGAAATACAGGAATTGCTTTAGCTTTTACTGCTTCAGCAAGAGGTTATAAACTGATCCTTACAATGCCAGAATCCATGTCAATTGAAAGAAGAAGGGTTATGGCAGTGTTGGGTGCTGAAATTGTTTTAACAGAGGCATCTAAAGGTATGCCTGGAGCAATAGCTAAGGCTAAAGAAATTGCAGAAAGTAATCCTTCTCAATATTTCATGCCAGGTCAATTTGATAACCCAGCGAACCCTGAAATTCATTTCAAAACTACTGGACCAGAAATCTGGGATGATTGTGATGGCGAAATTGATGTCCTAGTTGCAGGGGTTGGAACTGGCGGCACAATTACAGGAGTTTCAAGATACATTAAGCAAGAGAAGGGCAAGAATATCACTTCTGTAGCTGTTGAACCATCACATAGTCCTGTTATTACACAGACAATGAATGGAGAAGAAGTTAAATCCGGACCACATAAAATACAAGGAATTGGAGCAGGATTTATTCCTAAGAACCTTGACTTATCAATTGTTGACAAGGTTGAACAAGTAACAAATGACGAATCAATAGAGATGGCTCTTAGATTAGCCAAAGAGGAAGGTCTATTAGTAGGCATATCTTGTGGAGCCGCTGCTGCAGCTGCGGTTAGATTAGCTGAACAAGATGAATATGCTGGAAAGACAATTGTAGTTGTTCTACCTGATTTAGCAGAGAGGTATTTATCATCAATTATGTTTACTGAAGTTCCAAGCGGAATCATTCAAGAACCAGTCAAAGCCTAA